GCCATGCCGGGCCGCCGTCTTCCACGTCCTGGAGCACTTCTGGAGGGAACGGCTGCTGTCACCCAGCGAGGCCCAGGCTCAGGCTCCTCTCAGCAAGGGTCAGGAGCTCATCAGCCTGGTGACCGGAGCCCAGCGCAGGCTGGCTGACACCGGCAAAGTGCTCAACCACCAGGGGGAGCAGTTCGACAACATGATGCAGGGCTTGGACAAGATCGAGTCCGACCTTGGCGTGGCTGACAAGTAAGAACCTGCATCTTTCATATTGCAGTTCACCAAAATTCCctataactcagtgtgtgaggtggaatcagagagatccagagggtttggtgtgaaatggttcagacgtctttacagtggtggtgatgggaaccaggcgtcgccatgactacaacacagatatagacattttatttaccatccagaaccaccagagaacctacacgagtcttctgagcttatatggaatgttgatgatggaaaacagtggaaaatctggaataatgagtttcctttggggactattttgccgcacagcgccctgcatgtctccctccaccatgaatggagttgaagttctctaaactctcataaaacagcgtctcagtcatcaggcagtgaattcagaaccagttcatgtaggaactttctgtaggagcttttagagggaacgtctggttcccatcaccaccactgtgagcagctgtgactcggtcagtttatctagaacagagcgtttcacaccaaaccactctaaacgactctgtttacattatgtaaaaaccacttcactatatatatatatatatatatataagaaatctactgtgaattactcagtatctgttattaattatttatgatctactgtgaattattcagtattcagtatgtACTCTGAGTAATTCAGTCTTTGCTCTGAGGCTGGTCTGTGTTGTGTAATGAAGGTGATGTTTGTATTGTATCGTCTCTCAGCTGATGACTGTTGTGTTTAGGCTGCTGTCAGAGTTGGAGTCTCCACCATGGTGGCCCTTCGGTAAGCTTCCCTGGAGGAGTCAGCAGGAGGCAAAGGCGGAGTCTGCTGCCAAAGCTCCGCCCCCCAGAGGCTCAGGGAAGGCCCAGAAGGTGATCTGCAGCGTGCCGGCGGTTGTGGGGCGAGGCGGTGATTCGGGTGAGTTAAAGCCGGGATCTCTCACCCTGCTGCCCTCCACGCTGGAGCTGCGGGACGCTAGTGGTCAGCTAATCCATCGGTTCGAGAGGGAGGAAGTGGACGACATCCGCGTCCAGAACCCGTACGAGATCAGCATCCGCCAGCGGTTCATCGGCAAGCCCGACATCTGCTACCGCCTGCTGTCAGCCAGGATGGCCGAAGCCCTATCTGTCCTAGAGGTGCAGTACAAGAAGAAGGTGGAGTTCACCGGCGATTACACTGCCTGCCAGGGCACGCCCAGCACTACGCCGGACAGTGGAGCCGCATTCTGGGGTGCAGGTACAACCGCAGGGGACCTTCAGTAGTCCTAAGGCTGTGGTTCCACATAGCGGACGCAACagaacacagggtttaaaacaCTTATCGTCTTACTGtaattaataaagaaaaacactaaacacaaatCATTACTGGGAGACCTCTCACATCAATTCGTTAAGCCTTTGGTACTGATTTGATCTAATGTGGGCCCACCCCCTCTAAACCACCCCCCCCAAATCCTCTAATGCAGTTAAGAAGAGCCATATTGGCTTTTTAACAAaaccaaaccaccttgggagccacaacatttaatgttcattttactATCTTGCttgtaaatacactatatttccaaaagttttcacccCCCCATCCAAataactgaattcaggtgttccagtcacttccatggccacaagtgtataaagccgagcccctaggcctgcagactgcttctacagacattagagaaagaatgggtcgctctcaggagctcagtgaattccagcgtggtaccgtgatcagacgccacctgtacagcaagtccagtcgtgaaatttcctcactactaaatattccacagtccactgtcagtgggattataacaaagtggaagcaattgggaacgacagcaactcagtcacgaagtggtcggccatgtaaaatgacagagcggtcagcggatgctgaggggcatagagcgcagaggtcaccgactttctgcagagtcaatcactacagacccccaaacttcatgtggccttcagatcagctcaagaacagcgtagagagcttcatggaatgggtttccatggccgagcagctgcatccaagccttacatcaccaagcgcaacacaaagcgtggaatgcagtggtgtaaagcgccgccactggactctagagcagtggagacgtgttctctggagtgaccaatcacgcttctccatctggcaatctgatagacgagtctgggtttggcggttgccaggagaacgttacttgtctgactgcattgtgccgagtgtaaagtttggtggaggggggatcatggtgtggggttgtttttcaggagttgggctcggccccttagttccagtgaaaggaactcttaaagcttcagcaccaagagattttggacaatttcatgctcccaactttgtgggaacagtttggggacggccccttcctgttccaacatgactgagcaccagtgcacgaagcaggtccataaagacgtagATGatccagtttggtgtggaagaacttgactggcctgcacagagtcctgacctccaccccatagaacacctttgggatgaattagagtggagactgtgagccaggccttctcgtccaacatgtgtctgacctcacaaatacgcttctggaggaacggccaaaaattcccataaacactcctaacccttgtggaaagccttcccagaagagttgaagctattatagatgcaaagggtgggccgacatcatattaaaccctatggattaagaatgggatgtcactcaagttcatatgcatgtgaagatagacgaccgaatacttttggtaatatagtgtatgtctcagtatgtactGATGTGCTAATACaggataaaatataaatgaaaactcagacttactttgctctgctttcagcttgAGCTCAGCTATAACCAcgtttctcacatctccagcaggaaacttttcttgtaaaatgtcctTCAATGTTTGAGGCTGATGTCGCtgctcattcaccagcttcttgtttgagtctcccagttccaccttaaatggagcctgaggtgccagaatgtaactggtacaccatttaaggtggaccctttttggtgctacacagaaccacgcATCCCTCTTCTAAgacacttatccttctgggtcacagtaTGTAGGactatatacaacacaatcTCTATCAATCTTagccatgcaaagggttctttgagtgttcctggttcttTATAACGTAgagctgttttctttactgaagatcCCTTGAGGAACCAAAAGTGTGAGACGGACTATGTAGTGGTTTTAGCTTAATACACCCCTTATAACCACGTAATCCAGCCTGTTGGAGATGCTGAACACCTGCAGACACGTTGAGGGGAGTGTGTGATGATTCAAGCATGGATTCAAGCACTGTGCTAATCAGTGggacataagcttccattacctgttagctgcattagcctcatggCTCCAGTGTTAAAACTAtataagcaaacttcagacaccaaacacgtctcgGGTGATCCACTGCAGTCGGGGCAAGAAGGTAAACCCAGTATAAAATCAGAGTTGGTGTCACTGTTGTTGAGTGATGGTCACAGATTTGGTCAGTCTCCATCTTGATGCCCTAAAAGCtcataaaaatatttgattttcagaatattcagaaattttgaTGTTCAGAAATTTTCATTCTAATCAATCTGTTAGATTCGGGCTCTGATGTAACGTATCATCGGGGTACGAAAAAAAGCATTTCCAGTTTTTTCAATtaattgttaaaaataataaaatgcactgctttCAGTATGAAGCTTATTTTCCTGACATTAAACATGTTTCCATCGGCTGATTAAAATCAGGCTGATTAAGGCTGATTAAAATCAGATTTAAATACTTTTGTGCCACAAGGTGGCAGCAGTGCTCCATCTGACTCAGATATATGAAGCTGATGGAGAAACTCAGCTGTGTTTACTTTTTcagaacacatttaacagaTCATTGCTCGCACAGTGGGCTGGGATCTCTCCAATGTTTTCTGCAGAAACgggttggtgataggaaccagacgtccccctctaaaagctcctacagaaagttcctacatgaactggttctgaattcactgcctgatgactgagacgctgttttatgagagtttagagaacttcaactccattcatggtggagggagacatgcagggcgctgtgcggcaaaatagtccccaaagaaaactcattattccagattttccactattttccatcatcaacattccatataagctcagaagacttgtgtaggttctctggtggttctggatggtaaataaagtgtctatatctgtgttgtagtcatggggacgcctggttcctatcaccaccactgtaaagacgtctgaaccgtttcacaccaaaccgctctgaatctctctgattacgcctcacacactggattatgGGGGAAGTTGGGTAAAATTAGTGGAATTTAATAGTAGAAATTAAAGCTGCAGGTTCTTAATTACCAGTCACACCcaggtggagggatacatgcatgGCCTTGTGAgccaaaatagtccccaaaattAGCAGTTCAGATTTCCCCATCATCAGCGGTTTGAAGGTGGAGTAGACCTAATTGTACTGGCACATTTTATGATCCACTGCTTCGTGGCTGAACTGTTTTTGCTCCATTTCACAGTACTTAtagttgtctagggcagatctagcatgaTAGACATTTCACAGACtgacatttcatgtttaaattcaCTGCGCTCTTCGGTGGTGCCCTCTACTGCCAGCGTCTGTCAGtcgagactgcaaggctatttGCTTGGCTTGATCCACCTGTTAGGAAATGGGCATGGCTGAAACaactgaactcaataattaggattggtgtccacacacttttggTCCTATAGCATATATCGGTGCTAATTATGTAAGTGTCGCCCCCTGCAGGTGCTCATGGTCTGGAAACGGAGGTGCCCGTGGAGATTCCTGCAGGAGATCTGACGCAGGTCCAGCTGCACGTCCTGCAGCCCACGGTGACCGAGGCCGAGGCCCAGGAGCTCAAACAGGTCCGTTTGACTTCATTACAGTGAGAGTTTATGGAAAAAAACCTACCCCCCTACCCCAAACCCGAGCCACCCCCTCCTTTACCCCAGtccctctgttctgattggctgccctgtgttgtgtCTTATTCAAAAGGCAGTTCAGGGTGCAACACTCTTCAACATatcttcagtgtgagtgggtggacCTTAGCCCTGTTCTGGGCTGTGTAGATTAGTATATATAAATGAGTTGGTTTTCATAACATCACAGAAGTATTGATTGCAAAACAGCCTATTTTTTGCAATTTAGTTTCCATAAATCGATTAAATATTTaagttttgaaacatttaacAAGGTTTACCTGGAATATCAAAGTCTTGTTTTGTAAAATTATGTGAGATACAAGCTCACAAATGATGAAATACTAAAGAAAGTGTTTATGGttaaaaagttattattttccagacgtccccctctaaaagctcctacagaaagttcctacatgaactggttctggattcactgcctgatgacgctgttttatgagagtttagagaacttcaactccattcatggtggagggagacatgcagggcgctgtgcggcaaaatagtccccaaagaaaactcattattccagattttccactgttttccatcatcaacattccatataagctcagaagactcgtgtaggttctctggtggttctggatggtaaataaaatgtctatatctgtgttgttgtcatggcaacgcctggttcccattaccaccactgtaaagacgtctgaacctctgactacacctcacacactggattatgGGAGACTTGGGTGAAAATCAGTAGAATTCTCAGTATGAAAGGTCTTTCCTTATCAGCCACGCCCAGTATCTCCAGGTAAACATGCAGGgagttgtaaggcaaaatagtttgtccaaaaaaacagaattccTGTTTCCCCCTGCAGTCACTGCACTCATGTGCTGCTGAAGGAGAATGTAATTGAATGTATGCAGTGAAGAGAGTCCACTATGCTGTAACTGTGTGCTACAAAGTTACAAAGCATATTGATAATTAATCCCACACTCTGACGTCTGTGAA
This window of the Pygocentrus nattereri isolate fPygNat1 chromosome 2, fPygNat1.pri, whole genome shotgun sequence genome carries:
- the snap47 gene encoding synaptosomal-associated protein 47; this encodes MSQDAPIHSWPGSYYVNGEKRWVSGTLSLTRKAVRFTSEQSRDALASFPLSRIVELKMESSSFIFSALTVLEQGNVKHWFGSLRPCRAAVFHVLEHFWRERLLSPSEAQAQAPLSKGQELISLVTGAQRRLADTGKVLNHQGEQFDNMMQGLDKIESDLGVADKLLSELESPPWWPFGKLPWRSQQEAKAESAAKAPPPRGSGKAQKVICSVPAVVGRGGDSGELKPGSLTLLPSTLELRDASGQLIHRFEREEVDDIRVQNPYEISIRQRFIGKPDICYRLLSARMAEALSVLEVQYKKKVEFTGDYTACQGTPSTTPDSGAAFWGAGAHGLETEVPVEIPAGDLTQVQLHVLQPTVTEAEAQELKQMLLQLKSLALEAETELERQDEALDVLTSSSERATMSIDKHTRRMRKLL